The segment ACCTTTCAGCAGGAAATGTTTTAGCATTTGCTCACGGTTTTAACATTCACTTCGGTCAAGTTGTGCCCCCAGCCGACGTAGACGTAGTAATGGTAGCGCCCAAAGGCCCCGGACATTTGGTGCGGCGGACTTACGAACAAGGCGAAGGCGTGCCGAGTTTGTTTGCAGTATATCAAGATGCCTCCGGCCAAGCGCGCGATCGGGCAATGGCCTATGCTAAAGGTATCGGCGGCACCAGAGCCGGCATCCTCGAAACCACTTTCCGCGAAGAAACAGAAACCGATTTGTTTGGCGAACAAGTAGTTTTGTGCGGCGGTTTAAGCGCCTTAATTAAAGCTGGATTTGAAACCTTAGTTAACGCTGGATACCAACCGGAATTAGCTTATTTTGAATGTTTGCACGAAGTTAAACTTATCGTTGACTTAGTAGTAGAAGGAGGCCTCGCCAAAATGCGCGACAGCATCTCCAATACCGCAGAATACGGCGATTTAACTCGCGGCCCCCGCATCGTCACCGATGACACCCGCGCCGAAATGCGTAAAATTCTCAGCGAAATTCAATCCGGTCAATTTGCTCGCGAATTCGTTCTCGAAAACCAAGCTGGGAAACCGGGCTTTACTTCCATGCGCCGTCAGGAAGCAGAACATCCGATTGAAGAAGTTGGTAAAGATTTGCGCGCCATGTTTAGCTGGTTGAAAAAGCAAGCGTAATCGATTTTAGATTTTAGATTTTAGATTTTAGATTTTTTGTTCTATCTAAGATCTAAAATTGCCAATCTAATACTAATTTTCAAAAGTAGTAGTAGGGTGTGTCGCCACGAACAATCCCATAACAAGAAAGGTTCGTAGTGTGGACTTTAGTCCGCAATAAGAGCGGACTAAAGTCCACACTACGAACCTTATACCATTTTTTTTAAGTTATGATAGAGTTTTATGAAAAGGTCAAGGAGATAATTACAATGTCCAACGGTCGTTTACCTCTATTGCATCTTTAGAAAAATGGTATAACAGACAAAAATCGGTCACTAAGTTCTTCTTTCTTTCAACTGTTAACTGTCAACTGTCAACCGTCAACTGTCAACTGTCAACTGTGAAAACTATCGATTCGGACTAGGGTTTTTTTGCAAGTCCTCAATCTCCTTATCTCTTTGCTTGTTTACGTCTTTTGGCTTTACCCATGATGGCCACAACCCGACAAATAATTTTCTACTCGCCACGCTGGTATCTCTTATAGGTTTGGGAAGAAAAGTTAAGCTGTCACCGTAAAGGGTAAACAGGGCTACAAACAGCAGCACTATCGGGATAATATTTTTTTTAGGCATGGCAGTTTCACAGTTAAGTTTGTAAAAGTCCTTGTTTATATTTTGCCCTGGCATGGACAAAATATATCAGCGCTCAAGAAAAATAAACGCCTCGGCGCAGCAGGCACCCAGACAGCATAAAATGCTGGTAAGTAGCAATATCATTAAAAAATGCTGACTACAAACTGACAATCTCAGTTCAAATGTGCCGACTCGTGAGTTCAGAAACCCGGTTTCTTCGTAAATTTATCGTTACTAAATGGGAAACTCGTAGAAACCGGGTTTCTCGCCTCTGCGCGGGGAATCAAACTGTCAACTGTCCCTGGTCAACTGTCCCTGGTCAACTGATACTGCGGACTCGTGAGTTCAGAAACCCGGTTTCTTCGTAAATTTATCGTTACTAAATGGGAAACTCGTAGAAACCGGGTTTCTCGCCTCTGCGCGGGGAATCAAACTGTCAACTGTCCCTGGTCAACTGTCCCTGGTCAACTGATACTGCGGACTCGTGAGTTCAGAAACCCGGTTTCTTCGTAAATTTATCGTTACTAAATGGGAAACTCGTAGAAACCGGGTTTCTCGCCTCTGCGCGGGGAATCAAACTGTCAGAAGTATTGATGACAACTGACAACTGACAACTGACAACTGACAAATGACAACTGTCCCAGGTCAACTGTCCCAGGTCAACTGACTACTTATTTCCTTGAATAAAAGTTTGCACGACTGCGTTAGTTTCAGGAGAAATTTCTGTAACTAGGCGCACTGGAATTGCATTCGTTGAAGCAAATTGCGCGTATTCTGGGGTGAGAAATACTGCATATTTGTCAGCTTCTGCCGTTAGTTGAGCGGCACTGGCTAGACTGATAGCTTTAATATAATTGCGTATGCTAACTGCTTGTTCGCCGACAACTTCGTCGCCAGTTATTACTGTGCTGGGCCTTCTAACTTGGTCTAAGGTTGTACTCGGATCTTTAACGCTTAAGTGAGTGCCGCCGACAAAACCGACTAACCATTTGGGAGATGGAATTTGTTGGAATCCGGCAATTTGTTCGACTAAGGCGGGTGTGGTTTTGTCGGCTGAAGATGCTACTATCAATGTGGGAATTTGAATGGCACTTAATCCAGTTTCTCCAAATAGTAATGATGTGGTGGGATTCATGACGATCGCCCTTTTAATCCTCACATCCCGCAATTGATACCGTTCTTGGGGCAATCCGGCCGCCGCGCACTGAATGCCTTCGCCCAAGCTAAACCCAATCAAATCGCCCTGACAGCGCTGTTTGAGCCTGGTCAATTGCAGTTCGGCACCTGCTAAGGATAAGGCTGTGCCGCCGCCGAAGGAATAGCCCACGATCATCGATCGCTCGATCGCGATTTTCCCCTGCAAGTTATCATCAGTTTGGTTTAATTTAGCCAGTTCATCCAGCACAAAACTGATATCTTTAGGACGGTCTAAAAACTCCTGAGCAGCTAACAACCGAGATTTACCGGCGATCGCAGCATTGGTATTCGTTTCGTTGCTTCCCGGATGTTCCAAAGCAGCTACCACATAGCCGTGAGACGCCAAATGCTCGGCTAAATAGCGCAAATCCGTGCGTACCGAACCCAAACCGTGAGAAAACACGATCGTCGGTTTGTCAGCAGTCGCAGCTTTCGACCAATACACATCAACCGGAATGCGCCGATTGCGGGCGCTATCGTTTAAATCTAGCTTCAGTACGCGCACCGAATTCGGGCCGGGTTGGGTGGGGTCGAAAGGCGGGTTAAAGGCGGGTTTAGTAGCGGCTAATTGAGGTGCGATCGCCGCCATAAACCTCTGAGTTTGCCAAAAACCCGAGTTTAAATTGCTCAAAACTGCGAAAGCTCGATCGAGATCCACCACTACCCGCGAACTCGGATAAGATTCAATAAAACTCAATACCGATAAGCCTTCCGGCGCGTTAGCCCCCAGCACCAAAGCCGCTCGCAGGGCTTCCACACCCGCACCGTCGCGCCTCGGTATCACCGTAGTCAAATCCGTCAGGATCGCCGTCCCGATGCGCGTATTGAGCAAGTTGCTCAAACCGACTACATTCAGGGGGATTTTCGCTTTTAGCGCTCCCAAGATTTGACTGCGCTGTGCGTCAGACAACAGACTGGCGTAAGCTTGCAGTTTTTCGGGGACTTGTCCAGTTTTTGCCAGCTCGCGCAAATCTGCAACCGAGATTGACGATTCTAAAATACCTTTACGCACAACCACGGTTTCTGCCGCTTTTACAGGAGATGTCAAGCCGCTGAAAGTGCCGATCGCGATCGCGCTACAAACACTCGCGACTGACGAAAACCATCTGAAATTTGGTGTAATGCTCATTTTTACCTTACTCAACTAGAGAGATATCACTATATTCTCAGAATTCTCCCAGATACCGAGAAATTGTTATAGATGCCGAGAATTTGTGCCGATCGTGCGATCGCAATTAGTGAGTTTGCCGATCGTGCGATCGCCAAGGCCTCTGGACATATTTACTTACCGCTCAGTAATCATGCTCGTATTTCCTCATTTTGAGGCATAAACAAGGATATTTAACTTTTTTATTACCCAAGATGACTGATAATTTAACCTCAAATCAGTAATAACTTAACTAAAAAATAACACCCGACTACTTAACCTGTTTGTTCAACCTTTGTTAGCGAGCAATTGAACTCGCAGGAGTCAATTTTTAACAGTATTAACCGTGCTAAAGTAAGCTGTACCATACAACAACAAATTATGAGTTTCACAGGCAACACTCCCGTAGTGGATGGCATTCAGCTTGCTGACGCCAACCCCACTAAAGCAGATACAGTCAACTACACCGTCACTTTCAATCAAAGTGTTACCGGAGTAGACATCGCAGACTTTACTCTGAACTCGAACGTAATAAATGGTGCCAATATCGCAGCAGTTACAGGTAGCGGTGCATCCTATAACGTAAGTGTTAACACTGGCAAAGGCTCTGGAACCGTCGGATTAAATCTCGTCGATAATGACTCGATTAACAATTCCCTACTTATACCCTTAGGTGGCGTAGGTCAAGGTAACGGCAACTTTACCGGACAAACTTATACTATTGATAAAACTCCGCCTACAGTCAGCTTCGACCCTGTTACTCCAGATCCGCGCAACACAAGTGTTACCACAATTCCCATTACTTTCAGCGAACCTGTAACTGGCTTTGATACAGCCGATCTCACTCTCACTCGCAACGGCGTGGCTGTTCCTCTCACAGGTGCTACGCTAAACAGCACTAACAATACTAATTGGACTTTAGACAACTTAACGGGATTGACGGGTGGTGACGGTAATTACCAACTCTCTCTGACTGCTGCTGGTTCTGGTATTGTCGATCGAGTCGGCAACGCTCTCAACACAAATGCTAGCAATATTTGGAGTGCCGACTTCACTGCGCCTACCGCCGCCAGCAGCTTCAGCAACATCAACACCGCAGGTGGAAATACTTACAACTTCACTGTCACCTATACCGACAATACAGCCCTCAATGTCAGTACCTTAGATAGTAAGGATATCTTGGTGGCTGGGCCTGAGGGCAAAATCCAACAAGCTACTCTGGTAAACTTCACGCCCCTAGGTAACGGCACTCCCCGTAGCGCCACCTACTCCTTCGTTCCCCCCGGCGGCACTTGGGATACCGCAGATAATGGCACTTACACGGTACAGTTACAACCTCAGCAGGTGAGCGACACTGTTGGTAATTTTGATGTAGCTGGCAATCTGGGAACTTTTACAGTCAATATTCCTGCCGCACCTGCGCCCGTTGTCACAGCGCCGCCAGTCACACCTGCACCCGTTGTCACAGCGCCGCCAGTCACACCTGCACCCGTTGTCACAGCACCGCCAGTCACACCTGCACCCGTTGTCACAGCACCGCCAGTCACACCTGCACCCGTTGTCACAGCACCGCCAGTCACACCTGCACCCGTTGTCACAGCACCGCCAGTCACACCGGTTGTCACAACAACACCTGTATCTGCACCTGCATCGAGCATCGTGACACCGATTCTCAAAGTAACGCCGACGGCGAAGTCTGCACCGATCGACACGCCGACATCGATCGACACGCCGACATTGATCGACACGCCGACATTGATCGACACGCCGACAGCGATCGACACACCGACATCGATCGACACACCGACAGCGATCGACACGCCGACATCGATCGACACACCAACGGCGGCACCAACAGCGATCGACACACCAACGGCGGCACCAACAGCGATCGACAGGCCCAAATTGATCGCGACGGCGACATCAACTGGCACAACTGCAACTGCAACTGCGACACGCACACTGATCGCGATCGCAACGCGAACACCTGTGTTTACCGCGCCACCAACTAACCCACGCACAGTCAGCGATTGTCCGCCTGCGGGAATGCCGATCGCGCGATCGACATCCACCCCGATACCTGTAAATCGTCAGCCCGATCGCGGATATGACCCCATAACTTGCCCTCAAACAAATCCCGTCAATTACCGCAGCAACACTCCAGCACCCAGCATTTGCCCGCCGCTGCTTGCTGCCAAGCCGATCGCACCTTCAACACCTAACTGTGCTTCTGTTGCGGGCGATCGAGATAATGATGAC is part of the Microcoleus sp. bin38.metabat.b11b12b14.051 genome and harbors:
- a CDS encoding alpha/beta hydrolase; this encodes MSITPNFRWFSSVASVCSAIAIGTFSGLTSPVKAAETVVVRKGILESSISVADLRELAKTGQVPEKLQAYASLLSDAQRSQILGALKAKIPLNVVGLSNLLNTRIGTAILTDLTTVIPRRDGAGVEALRAALVLGANAPEGLSVLSFIESYPSSRVVVDLDRAFAVLSNLNSGFWQTQRFMAAIAPQLAATKPAFNPPFDPTQPGPNSVRVLKLDLNDSARNRRIPVDVYWSKAATADKPTIVFSHGLGSVRTDLRYLAEHLASHGYVVAALEHPGSNETNTNAAIAGKSRLLAAQEFLDRPKDISFVLDELAKLNQTDDNLQGKIAIERSMIVGYSFGGGTALSLAGAELQLTRLKQRCQGDLIGFSLGEGIQCAAAGLPQERYQLRDVRIKRAIVMNPTTSLLFGETGLSAIQIPTLIVASSADKTTPALVEQIAGFQQIPSPKWLVGFVGGTHLSVKDPSTTLDQVRRPSTVITGDEVVGEQAVSIRNYIKAISLASAAQLTAEADKYAVFLTPEYAQFASTNAIPVRLVTEISPETNAVVQTFIQGNK
- the ilvC gene encoding ketol-acid reductoisomerase yields the protein MARMYYDTDANLDLLANKTVAIIGYGSQGHAHALNLKDSGMNVIVGLYPGSKSAAKATEAGLTVHPVDKAAAAADFIMILLPDEVQKTIYKEQIEPNLSAGNVLAFAHGFNIHFGQVVPPADVDVVMVAPKGPGHLVRRTYEQGEGVPSLFAVYQDASGQARDRAMAYAKGIGGTRAGILETTFREETETDLFGEQVVLCGGLSALIKAGFETLVNAGYQPELAYFECLHEVKLIVDLVVEGGLAKMRDSISNTAEYGDLTRGPRIVTDDTRAEMRKILSEIQSGQFAREFVLENQAGKPGFTSMRRQEAEHPIEEVGKDLRAMFSWLKKQA